Proteins found in one Bremerella volcania genomic segment:
- a CDS encoding MBL fold metallo-hydrolase, translating into MSQSPPPKPAKKNIVSRDIRGKLLFLGTGTSMGVPVVGCGCGVCQSTNPKNKRTRCSVIFGLPEGNLLIDTPPDLRTQLLANGIGIIHAVAFTHSHADHLFGLDDIRLFQFYIGHAVPIYCEPNVDAKIRKVYDYAFSTEVQTHVGSRPALDMKLIGLDPFEVLGATVTPIRLQHGPRFEVLGFRVGNVAYCTDVNHIPDESWGKLEGLDVLVLDALRPEPHPTHFSLEEAVEVAKKVGAKQTYFTHIACKLEHEQTNASLPDGMELAYDGLELPLT; encoded by the coding sequence ATGAGCCAGTCCCCCCCGCCCAAGCCAGCGAAGAAGAATATCGTCTCGCGGGACATTCGCGGGAAGCTTCTTTTTCTGGGGACAGGTACCTCAATGGGGGTGCCGGTGGTGGGCTGTGGCTGCGGCGTCTGCCAAAGCACCAATCCCAAGAACAAGCGAACGCGGTGCAGCGTCATCTTCGGCCTGCCGGAGGGGAACCTGCTGATCGATACTCCGCCTGACTTGCGGACGCAGCTGCTGGCCAATGGAATCGGCATCATCCATGCCGTGGCATTCACGCATAGCCACGCCGATCATCTGTTCGGATTGGACGACATCCGGCTCTTTCAGTTCTACATCGGCCACGCCGTTCCGATCTACTGCGAACCCAACGTCGACGCCAAGATTCGCAAGGTGTACGACTACGCGTTCAGCACCGAGGTCCAAACCCATGTCGGCTCTCGGCCGGCATTAGACATGAAACTGATCGGACTGGATCCGTTCGAAGTGCTCGGAGCAACGGTCACGCCGATCCGCCTGCAGCACGGGCCCCGCTTTGAAGTCCTGGGCTTTCGCGTCGGCAACGTTGCCTACTGCACCGATGTGAATCACATCCCTGACGAAAGCTGGGGGAAGCTGGAAGGACTGGACGTGCTGGTCCTGGATGCCCTACGGCCAGAACCTCATCCGACCCACTTTTCTCTGGAAGAGGCCGTCGAGGTGGCGAAAAAGGTGGGTGCCAAACAGACTTACTTCACGCACATTGCTTGTAAGCTGGAGCATGAGCAAACCAACGCGTCGCTGCCGGATGGGATGGAACTGGCCTACGATGGGCTGGAGTTGCCGCTGACGTAG
- a CDS encoding mannose-1-phosphate guanylyltransferase — protein MLHAIIMAGGSGTRFWPASRNQQPKQLLRMTGEASMIQATCNRLGDLVPSEQLYIFTAKHLIEPIAEQLPKVPKNSIVGEPHKRDTAPCIGLAALLVQKNDPEGTMVVMPSDHVISPESVFREAIEAAVALVDAKPERIITFGIPPTYAAETFGYIERGTPLPSTLIKAFNVVRFREKPKGKIAQEYFESGNFYWNAGIFIWKAKTVLDALKKNEPEMFAHLQAIADSWGTDKQDEVFDKEFGAIQGKSIDYAVMEHHDEIVVVEAPFNWDDVGNWQSMARLHGQDESGNTHLGDVLAIDSNGCIVRGEEGHLIVTLGAQQLIIVHTPDATLVADKSREEDIRKVVKKLEEGGLRHLL, from the coding sequence ATGTTGCACGCGATTATCATGGCCGGAGGATCCGGCACGCGTTTCTGGCCTGCCAGTCGAAACCAACAACCCAAGCAATTGCTGCGGATGACGGGCGAAGCTTCCATGATCCAGGCAACCTGCAATCGCCTGGGGGACCTTGTACCCAGTGAGCAGCTTTACATCTTCACGGCCAAGCACCTGATCGAGCCGATCGCCGAGCAGCTTCCCAAAGTGCCGAAGAACTCGATCGTGGGTGAACCCCATAAACGGGACACGGCACCTTGCATCGGCCTGGCCGCACTTCTGGTGCAAAAAAACGATCCCGAAGGCACGATGGTGGTCATGCCGTCAGACCATGTGATCTCGCCCGAATCAGTCTTTCGCGAGGCGATTGAGGCGGCCGTGGCACTGGTCGATGCGAAGCCGGAACGAATCATCACGTTTGGCATTCCTCCTACCTACGCGGCCGAAACATTCGGCTACATCGAACGTGGTACGCCGCTCCCCTCGACCTTGATCAAGGCCTTCAACGTCGTGCGTTTCCGCGAGAAGCCCAAAGGCAAAATCGCCCAGGAATACTTCGAGTCAGGCAACTTCTACTGGAACGCAGGCATCTTCATCTGGAAAGCCAAAACCGTTCTTGATGCCCTGAAGAAGAACGAGCCTGAGATGTTCGCTCACCTGCAAGCGATCGCCGACAGTTGGGGCACTGACAAGCAAGACGAAGTATTCGACAAAGAGTTCGGTGCCATCCAAGGCAAGTCGATCGACTACGCGGTGATGGAGCATCATGACGAGATCGTCGTCGTTGAAGCCCCCTTCAACTGGGACGACGTCGGCAACTGGCAAAGCATGGCTCGCCTGCATGGACAGGACGAAAGTGGCAACACGCACCTGGGGGACGTTCTGGCGATTGACTCGAACGGCTGCATCGTTCGCGGAGAAGAGGGGCACCTGATCGTCACGCTGGGCGCCCAGCAGTTGATTATCGTCCACACTCCGGATGCCACGTTGGTTGCCGACAAGTCACGCGAAGAAGACATCCGCAAGGTCGTCAAAAAACTGGAAGAGGGAGGACTGCGGCACCTTCTATAA
- a CDS encoding ISAs1 family transposase, whose amino-acid sequence MSSRSPVSLQECFADLTDPRTRKVTYPLTNIVTIALCAVMSGADDFVAIADWAEMKKEWLGKFLDLSSGIPSHDRFNAILASLNPAEFEKCLLTWITALHEITDGQIIAIDGKTLRRSFDKASSKAAIHMVSAWATANHVSLGQVVTDAKSNEITAIPKLLEIVEVSGSLVTIDAQGCQQDIAQKIVDQGADYCLAVKRNQPTLHDSIEDFFVAQQESNFKRAKVHRHETHEKGHGREESRSYYICPVNDEIITRDRWSNLRAIGMTINIVKQGGNETSEVRYYILSKYLSGKRFAEAVRGHWGIENSLHWQLDVTFGEDQSRIRKGHADANFSLLRRTSLSLLKNNKTAKVGVKNKRLKCGWGDDYRMEVLLGR is encoded by the coding sequence ATGTCGTCACGTTCGCCTGTTTCCCTTCAAGAGTGCTTTGCCGATCTGACCGATCCGCGGACTCGCAAGGTGACTTATCCGTTAACGAATATCGTGACCATCGCGCTGTGTGCGGTGATGAGTGGGGCGGATGATTTTGTGGCTATCGCCGACTGGGCCGAGATGAAGAAGGAGTGGCTGGGTAAGTTCCTTGATTTGAGTTCCGGCATCCCTTCGCACGATCGCTTTAATGCGATCTTGGCTTCGCTGAATCCGGCTGAGTTTGAGAAGTGTTTGCTGACTTGGATCACCGCCTTACACGAAATCACCGACGGGCAGATCATCGCGATTGACGGCAAGACGCTGCGGCGGAGTTTCGACAAGGCCAGCAGCAAGGCGGCCATTCACATGGTCAGTGCCTGGGCGACTGCCAATCATGTGAGTCTCGGCCAGGTAGTAACCGACGCGAAGAGCAACGAGATCACCGCCATTCCCAAACTGCTTGAAATCGTCGAGGTTTCCGGCAGTTTAGTGACGATTGACGCTCAAGGTTGCCAACAGGACATCGCTCAGAAGATCGTCGACCAGGGAGCCGATTATTGCCTGGCCGTGAAGCGCAATCAGCCGACCCTCCACGATTCGATCGAAGATTTTTTTGTCGCGCAGCAGGAAAGCAATTTCAAGCGAGCCAAAGTACACCGTCACGAAACGCACGAGAAAGGGCATGGTCGCGAGGAGTCGCGTTCCTATTATATCTGCCCTGTGAACGACGAGATCATCACACGAGATCGTTGGTCGAACTTGAGGGCGATCGGGATGACGATCAATATCGTGAAGCAAGGCGGGAACGAGACGAGCGAGGTGCGATACTATATCCTGAGCAAGTACCTTTCCGGCAAGCGTTTCGCCGAGGCCGTTCGCGGTCATTGGGGCATTGAAAACAGCCTGCACTGGCAACTGGACGTGACGTTCGGTGAAGATCAATCTCGCATCCGCAAAGGGCACGCCGACGCCAACTTTAGCCTGCTACGAAGGACGAGCCTGAGCCTGCTGAAGAACAACAAGACAGCCAAGGTCGGCGTGAAGAACAAACGATTAAAATGCGGCTGGGGCGATGACTACCGCATGGAAGTCCTGCTGGGACGGTGA
- a CDS encoding 3-deoxy-D-manno-octulosonic acid transferase has product MFTWLLNFVYLALVTVASPFLLWAAVTKGKYREGFAEKFLGSVPSRPEGTSQHLWLHAVSVGEVNLLAPLIKELQQAYPGVTFHITTTTKAGHELALTKYAQHTVSYAPLDFSWAIHRAYRRIQPDAVLLAELELWPNLVRFADRHDAKIGVVNGRLSEKSHRGYRRIRFLVGALLQQLDWIGAQDETYAARFIDLGANPDKVQVTGSIKFDGITPDRQNPQTQAFGQLAGLAKDDIVWLAGSTQNGEEIIILEAFQAAQKQVPSLKLLLVPRHPHRFDEVATYLQSQNVPFQRRSQLTAERCGNGNILLVDSVGELSAWWGAADIAFVGGSLGNRGGQNMIEPAAYGAAVAVGPNTWNFKDVVERLEAADSLTVVHDAESLAAFVVKASLDTTWRQQQGKRAREVVLAQQGATARTIHGLKPLLDPPKIVKFRTAA; this is encoded by the coding sequence ATGTTCACCTGGCTACTCAACTTCGTCTACCTGGCCCTGGTCACCGTCGCCAGCCCGTTCTTACTGTGGGCTGCCGTGACCAAGGGTAAGTACCGCGAAGGGTTCGCGGAAAAGTTCCTCGGAAGCGTTCCCTCTCGGCCGGAGGGCACCTCGCAGCATCTCTGGCTGCACGCGGTCAGCGTGGGGGAAGTCAACCTGCTTGCTCCCTTGATTAAAGAGCTTCAGCAAGCCTATCCCGGCGTCACCTTTCACATCACCACGACCACCAAGGCCGGGCACGAACTGGCCCTGACCAAGTACGCCCAGCATACGGTCAGTTACGCACCGCTCGATTTCTCGTGGGCGATCCACCGTGCCTATCGGCGTATCCAGCCAGACGCGGTGCTCCTCGCGGAGTTGGAACTTTGGCCGAACCTGGTTCGCTTTGCCGATCGACACGATGCCAAGATCGGCGTGGTGAATGGCCGCTTGAGCGAGAAGAGCCATCGCGGTTATCGCCGCATCCGTTTTCTCGTCGGTGCCTTGCTGCAACAGCTGGACTGGATCGGTGCCCAGGATGAAACCTATGCGGCCCGGTTCATCGACCTGGGAGCCAATCCCGACAAGGTCCAAGTGACCGGCTCGATCAAGTTTGACGGCATCACGCCCGATCGCCAGAACCCCCAAACCCAGGCCTTTGGTCAGCTTGCGGGTCTGGCCAAAGACGATATCGTCTGGCTGGCCGGCAGTACTCAAAACGGCGAAGAAATAATCATTCTGGAAGCGTTCCAAGCGGCCCAAAAGCAAGTGCCGAGCTTGAAACTATTGCTCGTTCCACGACATCCGCATCGCTTCGACGAAGTCGCGACGTACCTTCAATCGCAAAACGTGCCCTTTCAGCGCCGCAGTCAACTTACCGCGGAACGTTGCGGCAATGGCAACATCCTGCTCGTCGATAGCGTCGGCGAGCTTTCCGCCTGGTGGGGAGCCGCGGACATCGCGTTTGTGGGTGGCAGTCTGGGCAATCGCGGTGGACAAAACATGATTGAGCCAGCCGCCTATGGCGCCGCCGTTGCCGTGGGGCCCAACACCTGGAACTTCAAAGACGTGGTCGAGCGCCTCGAGGCAGCCGATAGCCTGACGGTCGTCCACGACGCCGAGAGCCTGGCGGCGTTCGTCGTAAAGGCTTCCCTCGACACTACTTGGCGGCAGCAGCAAGGAAAGCGGGCCAGAGAAGTCGTTCTGGCCCAGCAAGGCGCGACGGCGCGCACGATCCATGGCCTGAAGCCACTTCTCGATCCGCCCAAGATCGTCAAATTCCGCACGGCCGCTTGA
- the secA gene encoding preprotein translocase subunit SecA — translation MEKLEQIWEKISLFFGGLLSGFERLITSMFGSSNARYIKKLQGLVDAINELESKYEAFSDEELRDQTRLFKQRLASGETLDDILVEAFAVGREAGKRYLGMRHYDVQLIGGIVLHRGNVAEMVTGEGKTLVATLPAYLNALEGKGVYVITVNDYLARRDMEWMAPLYRGLGLTVNAIQNDMSVRDRQQAYSCDITYGTNNEFGFDYLRDNMRPAARGDSRFPKEYQQSQGRLHYAIIDEVDNILIDEARTPLIISGPANMSKEKYGDADKIARTLKKDVHFVVNEKDRTTNLTEEGVREAERLAGVESFYTSGNMEWPHLIDNALRAHYLYQLDVDYVVEDGKIVIIDVHTGRKMEGRQWSDGMHQAVEAKEGVKIKEETQTLATVTLQNFFKLFDKLAGMTGTAMTEAGELWKIYKLDVIAIPTNRPMQRIMYTDVIFMTENEKYEAVADEIERTVKWDVVTFKNGDEMWGEILKENEDSIEIHPKGQKQPTKIERGKIKAIQYKGRPVLVGTVSIEKSERLSRLLDKRGIKHDLLNAKQHKREADIVAQAGRIGAVTIATNMAGRGTDIIMGGNPETMAWAQLQHKYPTRLDVPQDEWDQLVQEIEQREQMKVMGKKVKELGGLHVIGTERHESRRIDLQLRGRCGRQGDPGSSRFFLSLEDDLMRIYFGDWARNFIQRMPAAMRPQPGDAIESKMIMRRIEGAQKKREEQNFEARKNLLEYDEVMDEQRKRVYGFRQQILEGGDSRDLIMDMVREQIEYHVQMFLEKDFGVETFAKWAGSELSCELNTRDLRGLDFPAAETYAKDMAERAAASNIMASIDENLPDSEDESEWNWGAMARFANSMWKLNLNDRELRKVGRDQVDEFLITKARESIEKIDLSDGEKFLEKDFGLNTLNHWCKYKFGFNVDVEKLQDKSAKAVIDLVHEKAIQVYDQKEAEYPVLTGLYRFSDKSGGHARLNRDGLLEWAANRFESPLNPEEFKSKQREEIQQMLIPLSEKHKKIALEKMKAVHDKVEQLYEDNSETQTLSVISGGNGQMGSLNAWIQQNIETEIPEAELEQFDKAQLEARLIREVYERYRPEMTRMERSVLLELIDNAWKDHLLAMDHLRSAVSFVGYAQVDSKVEFKREGMRIFEQMWRSVGERVTDLVYKIENLNEEFVSSTWKESEARHDSASSMTDMARQQEQAINNSQGDTEVTAPIRNVGEKIRRNDPCPCGSGKKYKACCMKQEQAN, via the coding sequence ATGGAGAAACTGGAACAGATTTGGGAAAAGATCAGCCTCTTTTTTGGCGGTCTTTTAAGCGGCTTTGAACGACTGATCACGTCGATGTTCGGTTCGTCTAACGCTCGCTATATCAAGAAGTTACAGGGGCTCGTTGATGCAATCAACGAGCTGGAATCGAAGTACGAAGCGTTTTCCGACGAAGAACTTCGCGACCAGACCCGTCTCTTCAAGCAACGGCTTGCCTCCGGCGAAACGCTGGACGACATATTGGTCGAGGCCTTTGCCGTCGGCCGCGAAGCGGGCAAACGCTATCTCGGCATGCGGCATTACGACGTCCAGCTGATCGGTGGCATCGTTTTGCATCGCGGTAACGTGGCCGAAATGGTGACCGGTGAAGGGAAAACCCTGGTGGCCACGCTGCCGGCCTACCTCAATGCGCTTGAGGGCAAAGGGGTGTACGTGATCACGGTGAACGATTACCTCGCTCGCCGTGACATGGAGTGGATGGCTCCGCTCTATCGTGGACTCGGCCTGACCGTGAACGCGATCCAGAACGACATGTCGGTTCGCGATCGCCAACAGGCCTACAGCTGCGACATCACCTACGGTACGAATAACGAGTTCGGCTTCGACTACCTGCGCGACAACATGCGCCCCGCCGCCCGCGGTGATAGCCGTTTCCCGAAAGAATATCAGCAGTCGCAAGGCCGTCTGCATTACGCGATCATCGACGAAGTCGACAACATTCTGATCGACGAAGCCCGGACCCCGCTGATCATCAGCGGCCCGGCCAACATGAGCAAAGAGAAGTACGGCGATGCCGACAAGATCGCTCGCACGCTGAAGAAAGACGTGCACTTCGTCGTCAACGAAAAAGACCGCACTACCAACCTGACCGAAGAAGGGGTGCGCGAAGCGGAACGCCTGGCTGGCGTGGAAAGCTTCTACACCTCGGGCAACATGGAATGGCCCCACCTGATCGACAACGCGCTGCGGGCCCATTACCTGTACCAGTTGGACGTCGATTACGTGGTGGAAGACGGCAAGATCGTGATCATCGACGTTCACACCGGCCGTAAGATGGAAGGGCGTCAGTGGAGCGACGGCATGCACCAGGCCGTCGAGGCGAAGGAAGGGGTCAAGATCAAGGAAGAGACCCAAACCTTGGCAACCGTCACGCTGCAGAACTTCTTCAAACTGTTCGACAAGCTGGCGGGAATGACCGGTACGGCCATGACCGAAGCGGGCGAACTTTGGAAGATCTACAAGCTGGACGTGATCGCCATTCCAACCAATCGGCCCATGCAGCGCATCATGTACACCGACGTGATCTTCATGACCGAAAACGAAAAGTACGAAGCGGTCGCCGACGAAATCGAACGCACCGTCAAATGGGACGTCGTCACGTTCAAAAACGGTGACGAGATGTGGGGCGAGATCCTCAAGGAGAACGAAGACTCGATCGAAATCCACCCCAAGGGTCAGAAGCAACCCACGAAGATCGAACGCGGCAAGATCAAGGCCATCCAGTACAAAGGCCGGCCGGTGCTGGTCGGTACGGTCAGTATTGAAAAGAGTGAACGTCTGTCGCGGCTGCTCGACAAACGCGGCATCAAGCACGATTTGCTCAATGCCAAGCAGCACAAGCGCGAAGCCGACATCGTAGCCCAGGCAGGCCGCATCGGCGCCGTAACCATCGCCACCAACATGGCTGGTCGTGGTACCGACATTATCATGGGTGGTAACCCCGAAACGATGGCCTGGGCTCAGCTGCAGCACAAATACCCCACGCGCTTGGACGTCCCACAAGACGAATGGGATCAGCTGGTCCAAGAGATCGAGCAGCGCGAGCAAATGAAGGTGATGGGCAAGAAGGTCAAGGAACTGGGCGGCCTGCACGTGATCGGTACCGAGCGTCACGAGTCACGCCGTATCGACCTTCAGCTTCGTGGTCGTTGTGGTCGTCAAGGCGATCCCGGTAGTTCGCGGTTCTTCCTCTCGTTGGAAGACGACCTGATGCGAATCTACTTCGGCGACTGGGCTCGCAACTTCATCCAACGAATGCCAGCCGCCATGCGGCCGCAACCAGGCGACGCGATCGAAAGCAAAATGATCATGCGTCGTATCGAAGGTGCCCAGAAGAAGCGTGAAGAACAGAACTTCGAGGCTCGTAAGAACCTGCTCGAATACGACGAAGTGATGGACGAGCAACGAAAGCGCGTCTACGGCTTCCGCCAGCAAATCCTGGAAGGTGGCGACAGCCGCGACCTGATCATGGACATGGTCCGCGAGCAGATCGAATACCACGTGCAGATGTTCTTGGAAAAGGACTTCGGCGTGGAAACGTTCGCCAAATGGGCCGGCAGCGAACTATCGTGCGAGTTGAACACGCGCGATCTTCGCGGCTTGGACTTCCCCGCGGCCGAAACGTATGCCAAGGACATGGCCGAGCGTGCCGCAGCGTCGAACATCATGGCTTCGATCGACGAGAACCTGCCGGACAGCGAAGACGAATCCGAATGGAACTGGGGCGCCATGGCCCGCTTCGCCAACAGCATGTGGAAGCTGAACCTGAACGACCGCGAGTTGCGTAAGGTCGGCCGCGATCAGGTCGACGAGTTCCTGATTACCAAGGCCCGCGAGTCGATCGAAAAGATCGACCTGAGCGATGGCGAAAAATTCCTTGAGAAAGACTTCGGGCTCAACACGCTGAATCACTGGTGCAAGTACAAGTTCGGCTTCAACGTCGACGTCGAGAAGCTGCAAGATAAGTCAGCCAAGGCCGTGATCGACCTGGTGCATGAAAAGGCGATCCAGGTCTACGACCAGAAGGAAGCCGAGTATCCGGTCCTCACCGGACTGTATCGCTTCAGCGACAAGAGCGGCGGTCATGCTCGCTTGAACCGCGACGGCCTTCTGGAATGGGCTGCCAACCGCTTTGAATCGCCGCTGAATCCGGAAGAATTCAAGAGCAAGCAGCGAGAAGAGATTCAGCAGATGCTGATCCCGCTGAGCGAGAAGCACAAGAAGATTGCCCTCGAGAAGATGAAGGCGGTCCACGACAAGGTCGAGCAGCTATACGAGGACAACTCGGAAACCCAGACCCTGTCGGTCATCAGCGGCGGCAACGGCCAGATGGGATCGCTCAACGCCTGGATCCAGCAGAACATCGAAACGGAAATTCCAGAAGCGGAGCTGGAACAATTCGATAAAGCCCAGCTGGAAGCACGCCTGATCCGTGAAGTTTACGAGCGTTATCGCCCGGAAATGACCCGCATGGAACGCAGCGTTCTGCTGGAATTGATCGACAATGCCTGGAAAGATCACCTCCTGGCGATGGATCACCTCCGCAGTGCGGTCAGCTTTGTTGGCTACGCCCAGGTCGACTCCAAAGTCGAGTTCAAGCGTGAAGGGATGCGAATCTTCGAACAGATGTGGCGTAGCGTCGGCGAACGCGTGACCGATCTGGTTTACAAGATCGAGAACCTGAACGAAGAGTTCGTCAGCTCGACCTGGAAGGAATCGGAAGCACGTCACGACTCCGCTTCCAGCATGACCGACATGGCTCGCCAGCAGGAACAAGCCATCAACAACTCGCAGGGAGACACCGAGGTCACCGCACCGATTCGTAACGTCGGCGAGAAAATCCGCCGCAACGATCCGTGCCCCTGCGGCAGCGGCAAGAAGTACAAGGCCTGCTGCATGAAGCAGGAACAAGCGAACTAA
- the metK gene encoding methionine adenosyltransferase encodes MGHPDKMADQISDGILDALLAQDPYSRVACETMVTTGVAIVAGEITTKATIDYQDVIRQVIRDIGYTNDDMGFNADTCAVMVTLDRQSPDIAQGVNDDSAKGKEIGAGDQGLMFGYACNHTPELMPLPVALSHRILNRLTEARQNGEVNWLRPDSKSQVTVEFDGDRPVGIHTVVVSTQHADGVDNETIRKFVIENVIKPVLPEEFLDDDIIFHINPTGKFVVGGPMGDCGLTGRKIIVDTYGGWGRHGGGAFSGKDSTKVDRSAAYMGRYVAKNIVAAGLADRCEVQLAYAIGVTDPVSVHIDTFGTGKVDDEKIAEIVKDVFPLSPGGIIDYLDLRRPIFRATAAGGHFGRDEFPWEATDKAEELAKLAGVTVSA; translated from the coding sequence ATGGGTCACCCCGATAAGATGGCCGACCAAATTTCGGACGGCATCTTGGACGCACTGCTCGCTCAAGACCCTTACAGCCGCGTTGCCTGCGAAACGATGGTTACCACCGGCGTTGCCATCGTAGCTGGTGAAATCACCACCAAGGCAACCATCGACTACCAAGACGTGATTCGCCAGGTGATTCGCGACATCGGTTACACCAACGACGACATGGGCTTCAATGCCGACACGTGTGCCGTCATGGTGACCCTGGACCGTCAAAGCCCTGACATTGCTCAAGGCGTCAACGACGACTCGGCCAAGGGCAAGGAAATCGGCGCCGGTGACCAGGGTCTGATGTTTGGCTACGCGTGTAACCATACCCCAGAACTGATGCCGCTGCCGGTAGCTCTTTCGCACCGCATCCTGAACCGCTTGACCGAAGCTCGCCAGAACGGCGAAGTCAATTGGCTGCGTCCCGACAGCAAGAGCCAGGTCACCGTTGAATTCGACGGCGATCGGCCGGTCGGCATCCATACGGTGGTCGTTTCGACCCAACACGCCGACGGCGTCGACAATGAAACGATCCGCAAGTTCGTCATTGAAAACGTCATCAAGCCGGTTCTGCCGGAAGAGTTCCTCGACGACGACATCATCTTCCACATCAACCCAACCGGCAAGTTCGTCGTCGGTGGCCCCATGGGTGACTGCGGCCTGACCGGTCGTAAGATCATCGTCGACACCTACGGCGGCTGGGGCCGTCACGGTGGTGGTGCCTTCAGCGGTAAGGACTCGACCAAGGTCGACCGCAGCGCCGCCTACATGGGACGCTACGTCGCGAAGAACATCGTCGCCGCCGGCCTGGCCGATCGCTGCGAAGTTCAGCTGGCTTACGCCATCGGCGTGACCGATCCTGTTTCGGTTCACATCGACACGTTCGGAACCGGCAAGGTCGACGACGAAAAGATCGCCGAGATCGTCAAGGACGTCTTCCCGCTGAGCCCTGGCGGCATCATCGACTACCTGGACCTGCGTCGTCCGATCTTCCGCGCCACCGCGGCAGGCGGTCACTTCGGTCGTGATGAATTCCCTTGGGAAGCCACCGATAAAGCGGAAGAACTGGCCAAGCTGGCTGGTGTGACCGTTTCGGCGTAG
- a CDS encoding UTP--glucose-1-phosphate uridylyltransferase, whose translation MKSESTMSSQQELVKQLNDAGQTEMAQYLAVCEEGIAQKLAAQLEQVDLKELAELAGESGSEEAPRDYTKLQPPKAVRLKDQDNPSKVAAAREVGEQLLREGKVAALLVAGGQGSRLGFDHPKGMFPVGPVSGNTLFQIHLEKIVARSRRYGQAIPLYLMTSPATHDETIEFLEQHDRFGLAKEDLYIFCQGTMPAIDKETKQLLLAEPDQLALSPDGHGGMLAALVKSGCLEDMNRRGIEQIYYFQVDNPLADVCEPEFLGLHHQADSEMSTQVVAKILPEEKLGILAELDGQLQLVEYSELPAEQAAEKIEDGTLKHWAGNIAVHGVKKSFLQRMSTQAGSLPWHKAIKKVPYVSPAGDTIAPESPNAIKFERFIFDLLPQAQNPMVVEVDPALRFAPVKNADGAPSDTPQAAKDALCAVYRSWLIQCGVECAEDRKIEISPLTALDAEQLKQKLEAKPDLAQADYIND comes from the coding sequence GTGAAATCGGAGAGTACGATGTCGTCGCAGCAGGAACTTGTCAAACAACTCAACGACGCCGGCCAAACGGAAATGGCCCAATACCTGGCAGTTTGTGAAGAAGGGATCGCCCAGAAACTGGCCGCCCAACTCGAGCAAGTCGATTTGAAAGAACTGGCCGAACTGGCGGGCGAATCGGGTTCAGAAGAGGCCCCGCGAGACTACACCAAGTTGCAGCCTCCCAAGGCCGTGCGTCTGAAAGACCAGGACAATCCCAGCAAAGTCGCGGCGGCACGCGAAGTTGGTGAGCAGCTTCTACGTGAAGGGAAGGTCGCCGCTCTGCTGGTGGCCGGCGGACAAGGATCTCGCCTGGGATTCGATCACCCCAAAGGGATGTTCCCCGTCGGTCCGGTCTCAGGCAACACGCTCTTTCAGATCCACCTGGAAAAGATCGTAGCCCGCAGCCGCCGCTATGGCCAAGCGATCCCGCTGTACTTGATGACCAGCCCGGCCACGCACGACGAAACGATCGAGTTCCTGGAGCAGCACGACCGCTTCGGCTTGGCCAAGGAAGATCTGTATATCTTCTGCCAAGGCACCATGCCCGCGATCGATAAGGAAACCAAGCAGTTATTGCTCGCCGAGCCCGATCAACTGGCGCTGAGCCCCGATGGTCACGGCGGGATGCTGGCCGCTTTGGTCAAGAGCGGCTGCCTGGAAGACATGAATCGTCGCGGCATCGAGCAGATCTACTACTTCCAGGTCGACAATCCACTGGCGGACGTCTGCGAACCGGAATTCCTCGGCCTGCACCACCAGGCCGACAGTGAGATGTCGACGCAGGTCGTCGCCAAGATCCTGCCGGAAGAGAAACTCGGCATCCTGGCCGAACTCGACGGACAGCTACAACTGGTTGAATACAGCGAGCTTCCCGCCGAACAGGCCGCTGAAAAGATTGAGGACGGCACCCTGAAACACTGGGCCGGCAACATTGCCGTGCACGGCGTAAAGAAATCGTTCCTCCAGCGGATGTCGACGCAAGCAGGCAGCTTGCCGTGGCACAAGGCAATCAAGAAGGTTCCTTACGTCAGCCCCGCCGGCGATACCATCGCCCCCGAGTCGCCCAACGCGATCAAGTTCGAGCGGTTCATCTTTGATCTTCTCCCTCAAGCCCAGAATCCGATGGTGGTGGAAGTCGATCCAGCACTTCGATTCGCACCGGTGAAGAATGCCGACGGGGCCCCATCCGATACACCCCAAGCCGCGAAAGATGCGTTATGTGCAGTTTACCGCTCATGGCTCATCCAATGTGGCGTCGAGTGTGCTGAAGACCGTAAAATAGAGATCAGCCCGCTGACTGCCCTCGATGCCGAACAACTCAAGCAAAAGCTGGAAGCCAAGCCGGACCTGGCCCAGGCCGACTACATCAACGACTAA